In the genome of Paenibacillus thermoaerophilus, one region contains:
- a CDS encoding IS3 family transposase has product MKCERYYLHTYSTFEELKKDIDDYIRFYNNERLQAKLNGLSPMEFRTKAA; this is encoded by the coding sequence CTGAAATGTGAGAGGTATTATTTGCATACATACAGTACCTTTGAGGAACTCAAAAAAGACATAGATGACTACATCCGTTTTTACAATAACGAGCGATTACAGGCAAAACTAAATGGCCTCAGTCCCATGGAATTCAGGACCAAGGCCGCTTAA